A stretch of the Flavobacterium sp. 5 genome encodes the following:
- a CDS encoding thioesterase family protein, with product MNKNPNSKYKIRFPDCDMFGHLNNSRYLDYLINAREDHLKDFYNFDFNEYYKNDLAWVINSHEITYLRPAVFNEIVTIQSTLLNLDIESLHLETIMMNEEQNQIKAIMRSILIPINLKTGRKAPHNSEFMEWAKTIENKEVGNQGDLKERIKQLLSDFKSK from the coding sequence ATGAACAAAAATCCAAATTCAAAGTATAAAATTCGATTTCCAGATTGTGATATGTTTGGACATTTAAACAATTCAAGATACCTAGATTATTTAATCAATGCACGTGAAGATCATTTAAAAGACTTTTACAATTTTGACTTTAATGAGTATTATAAAAATGATTTAGCTTGGGTAATTAACAGTCACGAAATTACATATTTACGACCAGCCGTTTTTAATGAAATCGTTACGATTCAATCCACATTATTGAATTTAGACATTGAATCACTTCATTTAGAAACAATTATGATGAATGAAGAGCAAAATCAAATAAAAGCTATTATGAGATCAATACTTATTCCAATAAATTTAAAAACGGGTCGAAAAGCACCTCACAATTCTGAATTTATGGAATGGGCAAAAACTATTGAAAATAAAGAAGTTGGAAATCAAGGAGATTTGAAAGAAAGAATTAAACAACTACTTTCTGATTTCAAATCCAAATAA
- a CDS encoding DinB family protein: protein MKFTIDKSIEILTSTPFVLKANLNQLSSEWLHNNEGENTWSPFEIVIHLINGEKTNWLPRIHIILSENKEKSLESFIRMDDIDYYKERSISELLNEFKERRNQNINDLKAMQIDDDDLNKTAIHPVFGTVKLSQLIATWTLHDLNHLSQISRVLAKQYKEEVGPWKEYLPILGK, encoded by the coding sequence ATGAAATTCACAATAGATAAATCAATAGAAATTCTTACTTCAACTCCTTTTGTTTTAAAAGCCAATCTAAATCAATTAAGTAGTGAGTGGCTTCACAATAACGAAGGAGAAAACACCTGGAGCCCATTTGAAATAGTAATACATCTTATTAATGGAGAAAAAACAAATTGGCTTCCTAGAATCCATATAATCCTTTCCGAAAACAAAGAAAAAAGCTTGGAAAGTTTTATAAGAATGGATGATATAGATTACTATAAAGAAAGAAGTATCTCTGAACTTTTAAATGAATTTAAAGAAAGACGAAATCAGAACATCAATGATTTAAAAGCAATGCAAATTGATGATGATGATTTAAATAAAACTGCAATACATCCAGTTTTTGGAACTGTAAAATTATCCCAACTTATAGCAACTTGGACATTACACGACCTAAATCATTTATCTCAAATATCACGTGTATTAGCAAAACAATACAAAGAAGAAGTTGGTCCTTGGAAAGAATATTTGCCAATACTAGGGAAATAA
- a CDS encoding transcriptional regulator — protein MNYIKHLTGFFDRIVQDRSLNPTHISLYIALFQFWNVNRFQNPISITRDEVMRISKICSKATYHKCMRELNEKGYIKYEPSFNPFKGSMVILFNFSEDLKPVQKRVSTTEKNLPVTEQLVNKQRTSSETSTEQALVPSINYINNTNISNDLNLQTPAENFEIKDNFLEKENIKKEKSSAKKEKEFAFTSGATEKPTIQIIKAYFLEQNFLELEAQKFFNYFSSIGWLVGGKTPMVDWQASAQNWMINATKFKSNGQNNQPNRATHLNTTSDKDYSEPL, from the coding sequence ATGAATTACATAAAACATCTAACAGGTTTTTTCGATAGAATAGTTCAAGACAGAAGTCTTAACCCTACCCATATTAGTCTTTACATTGCACTTTTTCAATTTTGGAATGTAAACCGTTTTCAAAATCCAATCAGTATCACTCGTGATGAAGTAATGCGAATAAGCAAAATTTGCTCCAAGGCAACGTATCATAAATGTATGCGAGAACTAAACGAAAAAGGATATATCAAATATGAGCCGTCATTTAATCCATTCAAAGGCAGTATGGTCATTCTTTTTAATTTTTCAGAAGACTTAAAGCCAGTTCAGAAAAGAGTTAGCACAACCGAAAAAAATTTACCAGTTACTGAACAGCTTGTGAACAAGCAAAGAACTAGTTCTGAAACAAGCACTGAACAAGCGCTAGTACCTTCTATAAACTATATAAACAATACAAACATTTCAAACGATTTAAACTTGCAAACGCCAGCAGAAAATTTTGAAATTAAAGATAATTTTTTAGAAAAGGAAAATATAAAAAAAGAAAAAAGTTCCGCCAAAAAAGAAAAAGAGTTTGCTTTCACTTCGGGCGCAACCGAGAAACCAACTATTCAAATTATCAAAGCGTATTTCCTCGAACAAAACTTTCTAGAACTCGAAGCTCAAAAGTTTTTTAATTATTTCTCAAGTATCGGTTGGTTAGTTGGAGGAAAAACGCCAATGGTCGATTGGCAAGCTTCAGCACAAAATTGGATGATAAACGCAACTAAATTCAAAAGCAATGGACAAAACAACCAACCTAATAGAGCAACCCATCTCAACACCACAAGTGACAAAGACTATTCAGAGCCATTATAA
- a CDS encoding helix-turn-helix domain-containing protein has protein sequence MAIEVITREDLNEFRSLLLNDLKEIIQSKPQQQKQWLKSNEVRKMLNISPGTLQNLRINGTLSYTKIGGIIYYAYSDLMKVLEENKVDATVTLFNPKWLVR, from the coding sequence ATGGCAATCGAAGTTATCACTCGCGAAGACTTAAACGAATTCAGAAGTCTTCTTTTGAATGATTTAAAAGAAATCATTCAATCCAAACCGCAACAGCAAAAACAATGGCTCAAATCTAATGAAGTACGTAAAATGCTAAACATTTCTCCAGGTACTTTACAAAACCTCCGTATCAATGGAACATTATCTTATACCAAAATTGGAGGAATTATTTATTACGCCTATAGTGATTTAATGAAAGTATTAGAAGAAAATAAAGTGGACGCTACAGTTACTTTATTCAATCCAAAATGGTTAGTTCGATGA
- a CDS encoding GNAT family N-acetyltransferase, translating to MESKYHIVNTSPNDLEMICWMFEEAIAYQKRNNYKGWDSYDKAFLENEISKLLQFKIVENKKILCIFSVCFNDPLIWREKDTGTSIYLHRITVNPKFKGQKQFKKVLNWAIEYAYKNKLDTIRMDTWAENTTIIDYYKSYGFQFLENYKTANTKELPIQHRNLNVALLEYKVKPIAKTNDI from the coding sequence ATGGAATCAAAATACCACATTGTAAACACTTCTCCAAATGATTTAGAAATGATTTGCTGGATGTTTGAAGAAGCAATAGCTTATCAAAAAAGAAATAATTATAAAGGTTGGGACAGTTATGACAAAGCCTTTCTTGAGAATGAAATCAGTAAACTGCTTCAATTTAAAATTGTAGAAAATAAAAAGATATTGTGCATTTTCAGTGTTTGCTTCAATGATCCATTAATATGGCGAGAAAAAGATACAGGAACCTCTATTTATTTACATCGAATAACAGTAAACCCAAAATTCAAAGGACAAAAGCAATTTAAAAAAGTATTGAATTGGGCGATAGAATATGCTTATAAAAATAAATTAGATACAATACGAATGGATACTTGGGCTGAAAATACCACAATAATAGATTATTATAAAAGTTATGGCTTTCAATTTTTAGAAAACTACAAAACAGCCAATACAAAAGAACTTCCCATCCAACATCGAAATTTAAATGTAGCATTATTAGAATATAAAGTAAAACCAATAGCAAAAACCAATGATATTTGA
- a CDS encoding GNAT family N-acetyltransferase, translated as MIFDNYELRLLQRDDKKCFFQLIKNNIGRLEDFVVGIVAQTKTEDDVENFINNSIIKILNKSYYPYLVIDLKTKKPIGFVDIKNIDWNIPKAELGFFIDENYTGKGISTKAIIHLSEYLFDELKFNKLLLRIHQSNKSSIGVAEKCGFEFEGIIKNDYKTTKGKIVDFRYYGKVKS; from the coding sequence ATGATATTTGATAACTACGAACTCCGTTTACTGCAAAGAGATGATAAGAAGTGTTTTTTTCAACTAATAAAAAATAACATTGGTCGTCTTGAAGATTTTGTAGTAGGTATTGTTGCACAAACAAAAACAGAAGACGATGTTGAAAATTTCATTAATAACTCGATAATTAAAATTTTAAACAAGAGCTACTACCCTTATTTAGTGATTGATTTGAAAACCAAAAAGCCAATTGGATTTGTTGATATAAAAAATATCGATTGGAACATTCCCAAAGCAGAATTAGGTTTTTTTATAGATGAAAATTATACCGGAAAAGGTATTTCGACAAAAGCAATAATTCATCTTTCAGAATATTTATTCGATGAATTAAAATTCAATAAGTTATTATTACGAATACATCAGTCAAATAAATCATCAATAGGTGTTGCAGAAAAATGTGGTTTTGAATTTGAAGGGATTATCAAAAATGATTACAAAACTACAAAAGGGAAAATTGTAGATTTTAGGTATTATGGAAAAGTAAAATCTTAA
- a CDS encoding ATPase, whose protein sequence is MDKTTNLIEQPISTPQVTKTIQSHYNYEEVIIWLEKKGVELYGNHFKISESDYPIVYKLIAYFLKDDQTCFQFNINLNKGIMLSVPVGCGKTSLMNLMKYLTPIERKFSVKPCRDISFEFIQDGYEVIHRYSKGKLYQSEAKAICFDDLGTENNLKYFGNECNVMAEILLSRYDLFTSKKLQTHITTNLSASEIENVYGNRVRSRLREMINLIAFDSNINDKRK, encoded by the coding sequence ATGGACAAAACAACCAACCTAATAGAGCAACCCATCTCAACACCACAAGTGACAAAGACTATTCAGAGCCATTATAACTACGAGGAAGTTATCATTTGGCTCGAAAAAAAAGGTGTAGAATTGTATGGAAATCATTTCAAAATTTCAGAAAGTGATTATCCAATAGTTTACAAACTCATCGCCTATTTTCTAAAAGATGATCAAACCTGTTTTCAATTCAATATAAACCTCAACAAAGGAATTATGCTTTCAGTACCAGTTGGCTGTGGCAAAACATCACTAATGAATTTGATGAAATACCTAACTCCAATCGAACGTAAATTTTCAGTAAAACCCTGCCGAGACATAAGTTTTGAATTTATCCAAGACGGCTACGAAGTAATCCATAGATACTCCAAAGGCAAACTCTACCAATCCGAAGCCAAAGCAATTTGCTTCGACGATTTAGGAACTGAAAACAACCTAAAATATTTTGGAAACGAATGTAACGTAATGGCAGAAATTCTATTATCTCGATACGATTTATTCACTTCCAAAAAACTACAAACACATATAACCACAAACCTTTCAGCTTCTGAAATTGAGAATGTATATGGTAATCGGGTAAGGAGTAGGTTGAGAGAGATGATTAATTTGATAGCTTTTGATAGCAATATAAATGATAAGAGAAAGTAA
- a CDS encoding isocitrate lyase/phosphoenolpyruvate mutase family protein: MATQFEKGLLFEKLHHLNNETFIIPNPWDIASAKILAHFGFKALATSSAALALSEGVSDNELPLEKVLIHLKKITSATNLPVTADLGNGFFDKPEMIYDTIIKAAETGIVGASIEDTNSNKNYPLELAVERIKAASEAAKSLNFPFMLTARADNYFIGNPNLKDTIKRLQAYQMAGADVLFAPGIILKEEIQSIVTSIDKPLNVLMGIKGSNSNFEELSKIGVKRISLGASLYRNTMTRFIESIESIKQTGQFDFADESLSFQEIKNLQ; encoded by the coding sequence ATGGCTACTCAATTTGAAAAAGGATTACTGTTTGAGAAACTTCATCATTTGAATAATGAAACTTTCATAATTCCAAATCCTTGGGATATTGCTTCTGCAAAAATTTTAGCCCATTTTGGTTTTAAAGCTTTGGCTACTTCTAGTGCCGCATTAGCCTTATCGGAAGGAGTTTCTGATAATGAATTGCCTTTAGAAAAAGTATTAATTCATTTGAAAAAGATTACATCGGCTACTAATTTACCAGTTACCGCAGATCTTGGTAACGGTTTTTTTGATAAACCAGAAATGATTTATGATACTATAATAAAAGCAGCTGAAACTGGAATAGTTGGAGCTTCAATCGAAGACACGAACTCTAATAAAAATTATCCTTTAGAATTGGCTGTAGAAAGAATTAAAGCTGCTTCAGAAGCTGCTAAAAGTTTGAATTTCCCTTTTATGTTAACAGCTCGTGCTGACAATTATTTCATTGGAAATCCAAATTTAAAAGATACAATAAAACGATTACAAGCTTACCAAATGGCTGGTGCCGATGTTCTCTTTGCTCCTGGAATAATTTTAAAAGAAGAAATACAATCTATTGTAACTTCAATAGATAAACCTTTGAATGTATTAATGGGTATCAAGGGTTCTAACTCAAATTTTGAAGAATTATCGAAAATCGGAGTAAAAAGGATAAGTCTTGGAGCTTCACTTTATCGAAATACTATGACCCGTTTTATTGAATCAATAGAAAGTATTAAACAAACAGGTCAATTTGATTTTGCAGATGAATCTTTAAGCTTTCAAGAAATTAAAAATTTGCAATAA
- a CDS encoding ketopantoate reductase family protein, which yields MKKSITVIGLGGVGGYFGFKLAQTYSVSLDIAITFVARNETYEIIKNNGLTLLSPEHSNSKAYPNYLIDNLNDLPVSDLLLICVKEYDLEAVCLTIKEKIKNDTIILPLMNGADIYERIRGIIPNGIVLPACVYVASHIKEKACIEHKGKAGKIILGKDPLHQQFSPDEIVSTLKNAGIDMEFKENSLPEIWTKFFFIASFGLVTARYNKSIGQVNEEDNLKMEALAIMAEIKKITNLKGIKLSDTIIADTFEKAATFPYHTPTSLQLDVQSKKSQNELELFAVTIIKYGKELKLKVPATIKIYEEIKQLNTVL from the coding sequence ATGAAAAAATCAATAACAGTAATAGGACTTGGAGGTGTTGGAGGATACTTCGGTTTCAAATTAGCTCAAACTTATAGTGTTTCTTTAGATATAGCAATCACTTTTGTTGCAAGAAACGAAACATATGAAATCATCAAAAACAATGGATTAACATTGCTTTCACCCGAACATTCAAATAGTAAAGCGTACCCAAATTACTTAATTGACAACCTTAATGATTTACCAGTTTCAGATTTACTTTTAATCTGTGTAAAAGAATACGATCTGGAAGCCGTTTGTTTAACTATTAAGGAGAAAATAAAGAATGATACTATTATTTTACCTTTAATGAATGGAGCCGATATCTATGAAAGAATACGTGGAATTATTCCTAATGGTATTGTACTTCCAGCTTGTGTATATGTAGCTTCACACATCAAAGAAAAAGCCTGTATAGAACACAAGGGTAAGGCTGGAAAAATCATACTTGGTAAAGACCCTTTACATCAACAATTTTCACCTGATGAAATAGTATCAACACTTAAAAATGCAGGAATTGATATGGAATTTAAAGAGAATTCATTACCAGAAATTTGGACTAAATTTTTCTTCATTGCAAGTTTCGGATTAGTTACAGCAAGATATAACAAGTCAATAGGTCAAGTCAACGAAGAAGATAATTTAAAAATGGAAGCATTAGCCATAATGGCCGAAATAAAGAAAATTACAAATCTAAAAGGCATAAAACTATCAGACACAATTATTGCAGATACTTTTGAAAAAGCAGCAACTTTTCCTTACCATACACCAACTTCATTACAATTAGATGTCCAGTCCAAAAAAAGCCAAAATGAGTTAGAATTATTTGCAGTAACAATCATAAAATATGGTAAAGAATTAAAGCTAAAAGTTCCAGCTACAATTAAAATTTATGAAGAAATAAAACAGTTGAACACAGTCTTATAA